A genomic segment from Desulfurispirillum indicum S5 encodes:
- a CDS encoding ComEC/Rec2 family competence protein, which yields MYITKLDWRYAGGRVEVRDEEGGRYLLHLTNAQMHRVVSQGDRGLLFVRGSVYFPRLSADNSGYVTWLASQGYQGIINPFYISTDALQGPSWRLRYLQWIRERSYTLPPDVAPLFVSMFTGFREYSPQYHAGFAYAGTAHLLAISGLHIGFIFLMVWLLTGIFTRNMGIRIGLATLTVVLHTAMVGFPIPATRAMIFTLIYAGGYLFRRKGDALQTFFLTASISLLIWPGSIMGASFQFSYLVTGSLILFAGLFRRWQYVWVCFLCFFASLPITAWHFGYVNLLSALVNLAAVPVFSALLYSFFLHLLLPAALIIDPLHTALGWLNQVTWVVPVRFSTISTLLIFGLLTAALWRKVHPYRPALLALLPVAVYFSLNASPQAITLENRNYRIEYDPERDRLIFEHRQYQSQNTIYAERSLLQRGVVKVGELHIRNAGKSRFQHIRAENTNFE from the coding sequence GTGTACATAACCAAACTGGACTGGCGCTACGCAGGCGGGCGGGTTGAAGTCCGTGATGAAGAGGGCGGGCGCTATCTGCTGCACCTCACCAATGCACAGATGCATCGGGTGGTCAGTCAGGGGGATCGCGGTCTGCTCTTTGTGCGTGGCAGTGTCTACTTCCCTCGCCTGAGCGCGGACAACTCCGGTTATGTGACCTGGCTGGCCTCCCAGGGATATCAGGGCATTATCAACCCCTTCTATATCAGCACAGACGCGCTGCAAGGGCCATCCTGGCGTTTGCGCTACCTCCAGTGGATCCGTGAACGCTCCTACACGCTTCCCCCCGATGTCGCCCCCCTGTTTGTCAGTATGTTTACGGGGTTCCGCGAGTACTCGCCCCAGTACCACGCTGGTTTCGCCTATGCCGGTACGGCCCACCTGCTGGCCATCAGCGGCCTGCATATCGGTTTCATTTTCCTGATGGTATGGCTGCTGACCGGCATTTTCACGCGGAATATGGGAATCCGCATCGGTCTGGCTACGCTCACGGTGGTGCTGCATACCGCCATGGTCGGATTTCCCATTCCGGCTACCCGTGCCATGATTTTTACCTTGATTTATGCCGGTGGCTACCTGTTCCGTCGTAAAGGCGATGCGCTGCAGACGTTTTTTCTCACGGCTTCCATATCTCTGCTGATCTGGCCCGGCTCCATCATGGGAGCCAGTTTTCAGTTCTCCTACCTGGTAACCGGCTCCCTCATCCTCTTTGCAGGGCTGTTCCGCCGCTGGCAGTACGTCTGGGTTTGTTTTTTGTGTTTTTTTGCCAGCCTGCCGATCACCGCGTGGCACTTCGGCTATGTCAATCTCCTGTCTGCCCTGGTGAATCTTGCGGCAGTACCAGTATTTTCGGCCCTGCTCTACAGTTTCTTTCTGCACCTGCTGCTGCCCGCCGCTCTCATCATTGACCCCCTTCACACGGCACTGGGGTGGCTCAATCAGGTGACCTGGGTCGTACCCGTGCGCTTCAGCACCATCTCCACGCTTCTGATATTCGGACTGCTGACAGCAGCACTGTGGCGAAAAGTCCATCCCTATCGGCCAGCCCTCTTGGCCCTGCTCCCTGTGGCGGTGTATTTCTCCCTGAACGCTTCGCCTCAGGCGATCACCCTGGAAAATCGCAACTACCGCATAGAGTACGACCCCGAAAGGGATCGCCTGATCTTCGAACACCGACAGTATCAGTCCCAGAACACCATCTACGCCGAACGCTCCCTTCTGCAGAGGGGGGTAGTCAAAGTCGGCGAACTGCACATCCGCAATGCGGGAAAGAGCCGGTTTCAACACATTCGGGCAGAGAATACGAATTTCGAGTAG